A stretch of DNA from Verrucomicrobiia bacterium:
AATCGCGCCAAAATAAATTGATCGATCTCATTCTTCACCGCCCGCGTGTTCTTCACCTTCGGCGGCGTCACCTTCGCGATCTCTGTGTAGGCCCAGTGCTTACCCCACGGCGCTCCCTGCTCTACCCACCGTTTCAAAGTCTCCTTCTGCGCCTCCGTCAGCGTGCGATGCGATGACGGCGGTGGCATCACGTCGTCTTCATCCTTGCTCAGGATACGCACGATCATCTCGCTCTGGTCCGGCTTGCCCTTCACGATGTTCGCCACGCCCTTGTTCACGCGGAAAGCGCCTTCTTCCGTATCCAGTCGTAGCTTCGCCTTCCGCCCTTCATCATCCGGCCCGTGGCAATGAAAGCATTTGTCCGATAAAATAGGCAAAACGTCCTTGGAGAAATCCACCTTCCCCTCCGGCGACGCTCCCTGCGCACCCAATAAACACAGGCTCAGGCTTCCGATCAAAGCCAGCCACTTTGCCTGTCTGTTCGCCATCATGTGCATCGTTACTTAATTAACCTGTTGCTGCTCACACCGCAATGGATGAAACGGTCCCCTCCATTGTAAAATCCTGCCGCAATTTCCCAATCGTGCTCGTAATCGTCCTTCGTCCTCGATTTCCCACCCCTCTTCCCCCTCTCTCGATGTTCGATGTTCGATGTTCGATGTTCGATGTTCGATGTTCGATGTTCGATGTTCGATATTTTCTCAACTTCTCTTTTTTCATGTCCTCACCATGCCATCTGCCTGCCCATTATCCTAACCCCGGTTCGTCCGGTGTGCTCGGTGGAGACAAAACTTCACTTTCACCGTCCTCACCCTGCCTGTTTTTCTGGCTCCCCGCCAATCATGCATCTCACTACATCCCACTGTATCCACACAAAATTTATCATTTCCCCGCTCTCGCTACTCTTTTTCCCTTCTGCGACTTCTGTGCCTTTTTGTGGCCATTCCTTCCTTCGCCCACTCTGCCCCGATTTCTCCGCCCCCGTGAGTCCTATATGCGCTATCTGCGCTATATGGAGACAAAATCACTTCAAACTCCGCCTGCTTGCCTCTTTCTTTGAACCGGCGCATAGTGTCTCACACTAACCCGAAAGCTGCTTGCATGAAACCGCTTGGCTATAAACCCCATTGGGAACACGTCTGCCTCGCTCTACCGGCGTTGGCGCTGATGATGCTCATCTGTGCCTATTTGTTGGGATGGTTGGACGGCTCCACCACCACCGTTCTCCTGATATTGCCCAGTGTGTTCTTTGCGTTCATGGGCTTCGGCACCGCTTTACTTTCCCGGTCGGCAACCCGTCTTCGGATTAGCTACGCCTTGATCCCCCTCATACTGGCCAGTCTTTTGCTTCTCACCAGCTTTACTCAATGGCCCATGCGTGTAGCCTTTGCCCTCAATCGCCATTCACTGGATGCCCTCTCCCAACGCGTCCGCGCCGGTGAAAGCATCAGCACTCCCATTCAGGCAGGCACCTTCCGCATTGCCAAAGCCGAGCTCTCTTCTCAAGGCATTGTGTGTCTCTGGACCACCCACAGCCCCGGCGGCAGCACCGGTTTTGTCCAATGCCCGCCAGACCACGTCCCCTTCAATCTCTGGTCCATGACCAGCATGAACCATCAGTGGCAGTTCATCTCAGAAGACTGACTCCCATTTGTCTCGCATAGAAATTCACTTCATCCATACCGCCCTTCAAAAAACTCTGACCACCCCGTCACCTTGCTGAACCCCATCGGCTTCAGCTCCCCCAATCGTGCCCCTTTCGCCACCGCACGCTGAAAGAACTTCTCCTCCGCCCGCTCGTTGATCTGGAATACCCGCAAAGGCTTAAGCTGCCCCAGATCCCGGCAGTACGCGTAATGCGGGTTCTCCCGCAATGCCTGCTCGATAACTGCATCAAACCTCTCCGGCAAATTCCCCTCGGCATACAATGTATAATGAGGATTACTCTCATCATCGGTATCCGGCGCCAGAAACACAAAATCAGGCCGCTTCTCCAAGCCCGCCAAAGTTTTCTGCAACACTTGCACCACGAACGCCTCCGCCAGCTTCTCCCCACACAGATCGGACACATTCCCGCTGCGTCCGAGAAACCGCAGTGATGGCGTCCGCCCCACAAATCCCTCGACCCGCACACTATCGCGCAACCGATACCGCCAAAGCCCTCCCGCCGTCGTCACAATGACCTCATATGTCTGCCCCTCCTGCAATTCATGCACGCGCAGAATCTTCCCTCCGTCATCCATGAACTCAAAGAAATGCGACTCCACCGCCACGGGATTCTGACCGCCAAACGGAATCGTCACACACGCCTCCGTCGCAAGCAACCCCTTCGCCTGAATCCACGTCTGCGAAAAAATGCTCCTAAGTTTGGCAGCCGCCAATCCCGCCGCCCCATCCTCCCAGCAACTGATCAACTTTAACTCAGGCCAGATCAACTCCGGCTTGCGCGCATCCATCTCCGCCAATTCAGCCGCTCGCCTTGGAAGCGGTCGCAGATTCAATGCCTCAATGACTTCACCCGGCACACGCCCGCCATGCTTGCACGTTCCTTTCCGTATATCCGCCAGCAAATCATCCCATTCCGTCACCTTTTTTTCCAACAGCAGCGTGAGAAACGAGGGGTGCCACACCGAGATCAGCCGCAGATCACGCTCGCGCAACAGGCACAGCAATGTCAGATAGCGAAAACATTCGATATCCGAGACCTTGCCCAAGGCCGTCGGCACTGCCATCACCGCATTCGCCAGTCTCTGTCGCGTTCCGCCCAGATACGCCGTGTCCGTATCAAACCCGACCGGCACAACCGAATCCGTCTCCTGTTCAAAACCCGCGACTGGTGTTATCGACCAATACGCTGGACCACCTGCGATCCCCGATGATTGCCGCAACAGATCAACCAGCCACGGCCCCACCGCCGCATTGAACTCCCCTTGCAACCCCGCCGTGAATGGAATCAATTTTCTCGCTCCCGTCGAACCGCTCGTCGGCACCAACCGCGTCACCCGCTCACACGTCAGCACGTCCGCTTCCCCTTTGCAGATGCGTACGATCCACGGCTCCAAATCCTCGTAGTCCATCAACGGCACTCGCTGTGCGAACGTCTCGTAATCATGGATGGATGCGAAATCATATTTCCTCCCAAAAGCAGACGTCGCATTTGCCCGAAGATAGGTCCGCAACCGCTCCTGCTGCACTCTTTCAGGTTCCTGCAACGCCTGCGAAAAACGGCGATACGACGCCACATTCGCCGCGCCCCAGAGAAGGTTAGTTATGGTCGCAACAGGCTTCACGTGATTGTGGTGCTACCATGCGTCTTCCGGCCCGCGTCAGGTTCTCCGCGCAAAGCTCCGTCAAGCACACGA
This window harbors:
- a CDS encoding GH3 auxin-responsive promoter family protein, translated to MKPVATITNLLWGAANVASYRRFSQALQEPERVQQERLRTYLRANATSAFGRKYDFASIHDYETFAQRVPLMDYEDLEPWIVRICKGEADVLTCERVTRLVPTSGSTGARKLIPFTAGLQGEFNAAVGPWLVDLLRQSSGIAGGPAYWSITPVAGFEQETDSVVPVGFDTDTAYLGGTRQRLANAVMAVPTALGKVSDIECFRYLTLLCLLRERDLRLISVWHPSFLTLLLEKKVTEWDDLLADIRKGTCKHGGRVPGEVIEALNLRPLPRRAAELAEMDARKPELIWPELKLISCWEDGAAGLAAAKLRSIFSQTWIQAKGLLATEACVTIPFGGQNPVAVESHFFEFMDDGGKILRVHELQEGQTYEVIVTTAGGLWRYRLRDSVRVEGFVGRTPSLRFLGRSGNVSDLCGEKLAEAFVVQVLQKTLAGLEKRPDFVFLAPDTDDESNPHYTLYAEGNLPERFDAVIEQALRENPHYAYCRDLGQLKPLRVFQINERAEEKFFQRAVAKGARLGELKPMGFSKVTGWSEFFEGRYG